CGATTGCGGCCGTTAGCACAACCCAGTCGACAGTGATGGCACCGTCTTCGCGTGCGCGGAATGATTTAATAAACTGTAACATGGTGGCTCCACTTGTTGGGGCGTTTCAAACTTTCCCTTTTGTAACCAAACAATGTGGCAAAAAAAAGTTGGCCAGGTGATGGTTTCTGGTCTTTAAGGTGCTGTATTTTAAACGAAAAAAGCCGCACCCGAAGGCGCGACCTTTCTTTCAAATCGTGACGTAGATTAGTACGTTGCGATTGTCTGTGCGGACAGCTGGGAAGAGATCTTGTCGCCCAAAGCTGTTGTACCGTTACCAACAGATGTCAGAACTGCGATGCCGAGGCCAACGATAGCGGCTGTCA
This Octadecabacter temperatus DNA region includes the following protein-coding sequences:
- a CDS encoding Flp family type IVb pilin, encoding MLNFIKNFRNDEDGAVTVDWVVLTAAIVGLGIAVLTSVGNGTTALGDKISSQLSAQTIATY